The genome window ATGGCTTCCTTGCtatctttttttctcagttctttCTTTGAACCACAAGTTCCTCAGGGCAAGAACTACCTTTTACTATGTGCAGAAACTACAGTAAGCACAGCAGGATCCAACTATTGGCAGTGAACTTTTTTTGGACAAACTCACACTGTTTTCTTGAACTCAGACGGCAGTGAGCTATTTTTCTGAAGCTGCTACAACTCAGTTTGATCACACACTCCacagaaaaaacaaccaaacaatGATAATTAGAACACAATGCTACATTTTCCAGGTACTATTTAAAAATTGCCAAATGTTACTGATGCTACAAGCAAGGATAAAAGTTGACTCGTTTTATTGTAACCATTTTGGACTTTAAAACTGAAGTTGTTCTAATAGTTAATCAGCAAAGAAAGAGTACCTGCAAACTTAGTGGTAGTTCATGGATCCTCGTGGCCAGAGTGCGAATCTCTCGGTCAGACAAGATGCCTGACTGGTCTGTATCAACCTCATCAAAGATCTGAGAAATGTTCAGTGGCTGAACTGCACTCATAAGATAGTAGAAATATGAAAAAGCAAACTGCATATCTTCAGAGTGACGCACTTTGTGAAATGATGTCTTGTCAAACTCCTCAGGAAACCTAGGTAAGAATGAAAACTCATTTAGCACCCTAATTTCTTGAAGAAAACATTCCTTACCTAAGAATAAATTCTTATCCAGAATTTCAAAAGTGCCTCAAAAATCTCATTGTATCCCAACTATCATGTTGTAATAAATTTCTTATTTCCTTCtccaaaatataatttttttcagtagccATTAACACACTGGAAATGGCTACAGCAAAGCAACAGAAAGGTAGAATTTCCCACAGTTTTGTATTATTCCAAGCAAAAGCACACTCACATATCCTGGAGCTCTTGCATAACAGTACGGTCAATCATGTGAGGCATATGAGCAGGGACTTTACGAGATGTAAATCCAAACTTGCTGTTTAACAGCTTATTGACATATCGAAGAGAATCAGCAAACGTATCTTTCAGCTGCCTTCCAAAATGTTTACCTTCAGTAAAGTATGACATTTGTTTGAGTAATGACTCTTCTTCCTAAAGAGCAAGACAGGCATGAATCTAGGTTACATTACTGAAAAAGTCAGAAAACACTAGACATGCAGAAAAAATGATATTTCAGCCAGCTGCCAACTCTTTCAATATCTGAAACTGGGAAgagaattttttaatatttttcttcatactTCTTAGatcttcctttaaaaagaaataaaagaaatttttccttaaaGCTTTCATACTTTGAGGTAAACTATTCTATAAAAGGCTTCCTTAATATTTGTGCTCTGACACCTCACACACACTTAGGGCCCTATTTGTCATCAGATTTATTTGTAATACTGCCTTTTTTTGCAGATTGTTCATCCATATATGAAAATTGAAATCCTATGAATATAAAGATTCTTCATGCAGAATTCAATCTCAGATGAACAGAGAGAGTATTTTCTAAAACATAGCCCTTTTCTATGTGAAATAGGGTGAAGCAGCTGCTACCAACTGAAGCACAGTATCTTCTCTTCTAGAGCTTTTCAAAACTGCCAAAATGCTATAGATGGAAGCAGAGGAAATTTCCTATACATTTTCTTGACACAATCTAGATAGGCAGTTTCTTTGAAGACTTTCAATTCAACTTTTAGAATTTAATTATCATTACaccaattttctgcattttttaaacataaactGAATCCATAATTGCATAAATacaatcaaaacaaaatttacCTTTCTGTTATAGTGCTATGTGTCTGAGCAATAGCCCTGTGACAACatacaacaaacaaaaaatgaattGGACCAAGAAAAGGTAgtagaaagagaacaaaaatagtTATTTGGCTTTTACCACCTAGCTAAGAGAGGCCCAGATCATAAACGAGTCACATTTTATGTGAAAAgtatctttcaaaaaaaaaatcccagcatttTCTTCAAAGGCAAAGCACATTTCAAATGTATAAGTCATATGAACAATATTCCAATAAATGCAGAAAGATGCAACTATTCCAGTAAGGAATGACATTAAGATACTCACATCAAGAAGGTCCTGGAAATACTTCTTTTTCTCCCATGGCAAAAAGCCTTGATAACTTCCAGCATAAGACTGTAATTTTCTTCCCACTGGCCCCTCCTTCATATTTGCATTCACCTGCTCATGCTCTTTTATTCCTTCCATCCCCTGTGTGTCTTCTCCAGTATCAAAATTCCCAGTATGTTTTGATTTCTGAGTTTCCCTTAATATGAGTGCATTCAATACTTTTTCTCgagtttcatttcttttccccatgctCTGGGAGGGAAGTGTGGCTTTAGGCTGTACTTTATGAATATGTTTATTTGTGCTCATTGTCACAACAGTCCCCTTTGCTCCCATAAGCCTCGAAGGAacttcttcctttgcttttactctttttattttgccatCATTTACATCTTTATAaggcttctcccagctgctctggttCTGATTTTCTGAATGATTATACATGCCCTTTTTTTCCAGGCCTACAATACTCTTTGCTGTGCTTAAAAAGTGGAAAGGTCTCAGGAGAGCAGCCTTGGATAGGTTATATCCTTTCTGAGTTATATCACCATTTAGTAGTTTTAAGTCCAGTTTCTGCAGTTCTAGTTGGACATCTTCAGGAAGAAGAGACACATTTACTGATGGGATTATCAGCTCTTCAGGTACACTCCCCTTTGTGTCATTTCTACGTCTCATGACTCTTGGAAAGCGTTTTTCTTCTGGAATATCCTCAAATATCATTTCAGCTTCCGGTACTGAAGTTACACTTTTAAAATCAGAGTCAGATTTTTGCACGGaagttgtgttttgttttggttcctCCCTAGTATCAACTTCAACAgctatttgcattttaaactcTTCATCATTTTTATTTAGGAAGGTAAGGTTGAAATAGATCACAGTTGTGTTCATGCCACTATGCATGATTAGGTGGATAGTTTTCCATTTGTTAGCAACTGAAGCATGTCGGATAATTGGATTATCACTGTATGAACCCTCAATTCCCTTCTTGGCTATTTCACTGAAACTGAAGTAAGGCAGACATTCACCTTTTGGAATAACATAGTAGGTCTGATTAAGCTGAAGCATCACCTTGTACATCTCTTCAAAGtgatctgggaaaaaaaaaccaaaacccaaacaacaaacaaaacaaattaatgtCAATTTTTAGTGTAACATTTTatctttcactctttttttaaCACTACAGTCACTCTATTAACAGGGAGACAGCTTTGTGAAAGAACACTTACTCTAGTTTCCAGCTTCTTGCTCACTTATCTTCAGTAATGGATGACTAGAACATACTCAGATATATAATGCTACCAGACTAATTCTGGTAGCTACCCAGTATACCATGCTACCCATGCTAATTCTAAAAGCCAGTATAATTCACCACTCTTTCAAACTCTACTTGGAGAGCCTAAAGTGTCTTATTATCACCTCACTTAAAATTATGTATCAGTCATAAGCAACTTGCCCCAATtacatttctgccacattttaGGAGAGTAATATTATAACAGCTGGAGTTGACTGCTACAGGGCTGCATCttgatttgaaattttaaaatcagatagGCTGAAAGGAACTTTTCGCTCTCACATCAGAACACATATTATCTGTCACCTCCCAGAGGAACAAAACCTCACTGCTAGCAATAGAATCACCAGAAACACATTTGTCCCAGCTGAAATGCAGGGGAGACTCTGCTCTTCCAAATAGGAAAAGTCTTCTCCTGCATGTACCAGACAGCACTTGAAATCATTTTATTCACTCCTTGCTAATCTTTCATATCCAAATAAACTTCAGACAAGTTCACTTGTGACTGAAAGCAGCCTTTGGCAAGAGCCCAGAACCAGACTTGAACACTGTCAGCATTAGAGAGGTTCTTGCAACTTAACTGCTACAGGCATCATCAATTCAACTGTCCTTAGTCAGGTAAAGATGCCAAGCACAGGACATCTTGTACAGACATTGTACAGTCTGAGAGTAATGATGAACCAGGAAAGGTCAGGCAATTCAAGAGAATCCCCACAGGAAGTTCATCAGCAATGCTTTTCACATACCCTGGCCACAGTCACCAGCATCAAATCCACATGAGAGGACGTTGCAGGCCTGGTCACAGAATTTGTCTGCTAGCCAGGAATTAGCACAGCCTTGGTTACAGTATGAAACACCACTTATTCCTGCTCCAAACTGCCATGGTGGGCCATTCCCAATACCTCCAACTGCTCCTCCACCAGCAACATAGCGATTACCCCCACTGTTACctagagaaaagagaaaaaaaacaaacccaccagAAGTAAGAATTTCAAATAACTGAAGAAAGGCACATTAAGGCCACCATGTTAAAGCTAGACTGAAGACTAAACAATCAtcaatgaaattaaaaaggGGCAAAGCCTAACTAGACTTCTGAGAGTTTGTGCATACTATAGATTTTACACTCAGTGTAGAAGCTTAGGATAACCTTTTCACTTGATTCCTAAGTGCCAACATATCTTAACTTCAAAAATGCAGGCAGAAAACTGATCTACTACTCCTTGTGCTTGCAGTCTTGACTTTGCAGTCTCCTAGAAAGGCATCACTTCCTCAATCTGGGAGTACCACTTTGTTTTATTACCCTGCAGTCCTGAAAATTTGATCTAGGAACTAATAGTGCAGCTTCACAATCCATTATATAAATTAGGAGTCCAAGTATATAATACTGTATATCAAgatataataatttaaatttcaaaaccCCTCCATTCAACTAGTCAAATTTAATACCTAAAGAAAGATTATCCTATACCCTATcatttcctgtaattttccacAAAAATTTGTAGTTTGCAAGAAATAAGGTTTTAATCTGTAAATCAACTTTTTTATTACTAAAGGAGGCAAATACTGCAGTTACATGAAAAAGACAAATTACAGAATTATTCCtatcaggaaaaacaaacagctcaCTTTTCCTAAATGCAGCATTGCTGTCTTACCAGTGCAATCACCTCCATCCCAATCACATGCTGAGTTATTACAGGCTTTATCACAGTAACCATCTTTAATCCACGAGCCAGGACATCCCTCGGCACAGTTTGGCACAGGCCAAGTCAAGTACACCTGCAACAACATTAAAGTCTGAGACAAGGACTGGCAAATAGAAGTCAGCTGAGCTTGTTTCTTTGAATATGGAGATTTACAGTAATGTCTCCCTGTGTGCAGTGCCTTAAGATTTCACAGAGCTTTGCAAATAGAATTTAAACCCCATTGTCTGTAAAGCAATTGTTATCCCTTTCAAAGGGAAGGAAGAACTGAAGAACACCCAAGGACATATAACAAAGAAGCAACAAGCAGAAATGGAAAGTAGGACTTGCCAAATCTACTTCTGCAAACCATATtccaattaaaattaatatcttCTCTTTTGTCAGATAGGAAGGGTGAACTTAAACTCTGAAATAGCTCTGCAGTTCACTCATTCTCCTGActcaaaatttttcttcattactaACCAGTCATGAGATAAGCAGCACATGTTGAACATAACCCCTGAAGCATCTCATCCTCTATGACTTAAATAATCCTAAGAATTggcaggataaaaaaaaagtgtgcatgtgtgtgttcTTTCAACTGAGGAGGcattaaaaaccccacacattTTCCTTTAGAATTTATTGTTTCAAGATTTTAGCAGCACATTTTCCTACAGTAACACTTGCTGATCGGGTTATCATAAACAACACTGCATCTAAGCTGACTTCATCACCACAGCTGGGATGTATAACAAAAGAACAATACAAATGCTGTAACAACATGGTTTTGCAGTTATATGCCTCCATCCTTAAAGATTTAAAGCAACTAAAAGTGTCCTAACATCCCCAGGTACCAAAACAGTTATTTTAATGTAGCTTAAACTAATTTTGCCCTTCTGTATTTGTGTGCAAGTGTGCCTATCTGCCTGCATAAAATGTTTAATTCATTGGTCTCTGGTGCATTGTGTACCCACTGCTTTAATAGAAAGAATAATACATaaatcctcatttttttcctccatgtcACTCTTGTAGATCAAGCTAATGAACAAAAaccctgctggcagccagagTGTGTATGCATAACTATTGCTAATGTTTCCTCAGCCTGTTTTCCTTGCTTAAACCCCAGTTGTTGATAATGGGTTTATTGAAAGACTAAATTACTTTACACTCATAAACCTGGAACAATATCTATTATTTTAGCAAACAATTATATAgatatcatatatcatatatagatatatgaTTATATACAAACTGGGCAAAGATATTATGGGTGTCTGAACAGAGGCAATTAATGTTAAACTTAGGACCAGTTCAAATATCATCTGACCTCACTGTTCCCACAGAAAAGATAATTCTTTGTTTTGAGTAtttcccaccaaaaaaaaaattgcaaggaaGAAGACTGGCAACTGCCAAACACCACATCAGTCTTACCAGTGCTCCAACAGGAAGTAAGAGAATTAGAGAACAACACTGAAACTAAAGTGAATCCTGACAGAGGAACCATTATAACCACCCAAATGTCGAAGTGAGTATGAGAAGGTAATCCTGCAAACACAGCATACATATGAATACAGAAAAGAGCCTTCCACACCTTGAACCTTAGCCAACAGTTGTCTTGTTAAGAACAATGAACCTTTAGAAATAAAAGGGGGAGTTAGTGCTCTCCCTTTCAAAGTAGCATTCCTTTGACTTTTATCATTAGAGTAGAAAAATTCTACTTCTGCTAAAATACCTTGTCATAATGGCTTACCTTTTGACCTTTAGAGTGACTGTAAAAATCATCAGGCCAAACATCCTTCCCAAACATAACATCATCATTGAGATAAATAAACTTCTGAGAAAGGCCACTGATACGATGAATATGACTTTCAATAGCTGGTGAACTGAAGGTAGGCAAGTGACTCacattctgaaatatttcctaaaaCAAGAAAATCCCAAACATCCAAAAACTGTTTCAGTCAGGCACACAAATACTTTAAACTTAACtactaaaaaaattatcaagaaTGAGGAtagatacaaaagaaaaaagatactaaagcaaagaaaaaaatacttggatatctcttttttccccacacaaaactattttcagttcttctgCTTAACTAAGAAATTGCACCTGATTGCTCACAAAGTCACAAACTTTAACACACTCCTCTTTCAGTGAGTACTGGACCAGGCTCAGAGTACACATTTATAATTCTCATTCATTTCAGGCTGCACAAAATTTCTAGCAATATGAACCTGTTGCAGTATTCAAAAAGTCAGGATTGCTTCATCTTTTTCAAGTAACTTCACCAGCAGACAGCAGAACAAGTTGAATAATAATCTCTTTAGCACTTTGGTTGTGCAGAATTCCTATGGCATGTCCAGATACCAAAATTACTCCTCAATTTGTAATATGCTCCTAGAGAATTTAGTTTCACTTATTCAGGAAGCTTGAAGGACTcatcttctctttttaaataacattCTGAGAATGCATAGCTACTTTTTTTGTAGTCATCTTCCTTGTTCCAGTAATTGTAATCCATCCTGTCTCAACACAAGCTTATTAGGTTATTACTGGTTCTGAGAGACTGTTTATAGATTCAGAttacattttcttctccccagGTTTTTATAAATAGCCTCTGTAAGGAAATTAGACATGGGTATATGTTAGCTGAAGCCTCAATATTTGGAAGAGTGTACTAAATACAGGGTTGATATATATTCAGCTATCTGTTCAGCCCAAATATAAGGACATACATGATAAAACCCCGGGTGAGCGAGGGAAGAGGCTGTCACTTCATCCAAATAAACGCAGCCTTTTGCTGCAAGAGGATAACTGCATTTCAAATCAATCTTTCTGGCCCTTTCACAGTGGTAGTGTTGTTGAATTTTACCTGATGTGTGACTATAGTTATCCGAGGATTATCCAGGTTAAGCCAGGAGGGGATCTGCCCGTTGGTGACGATGAAGATGTGCCGTACCCAAGGCGCGTGTCTCTCTATCGATCGCAGGGAGTAGCGCAGCTCCTCGTTGTCCTCGAAGCGGCTGGCAGAAACATCTTCATCCTGCTTGgactacaaaaagaaaaaaaaaaatctctcctaAGATTTTAAATAGGACACTAAAGTTCTGATCCAGCTAGGTAAGGACAGTGTGCTTTGGCATATGGGTGCATAAGCACTTCAGGACTTAGAAATTCAAAACTAAAAAGTACGTTGATAATAACTATTATTCTTATAAAGAATCATATTCTTCCAAATTATCAAGGTGAACAATACAGTGTTCTGACATCATTGGCTGAGCACCTGGTATCATTAGGATGTCTGCTGACCATGCTGAAAGAAGTTCTTGaagaatgaagcagaaaaaatacCCCTCCTGCATTTCAAACCAGTAACATCACCTTTCAGAAATCCAGTTTCAAGTACATTGCATCATGAGCTGTATATAAATGTCACCTAATATAGATATACTGGAAGTGTCATGATGTAGCTGCTCTTCAATTATCCCCTGctctattattttaaagaatttaagcAGGAGAAAATTAACAGAACTTAGCCTAATATTTATTATCAAATAGCTAAATGtttccatatatttttattaaatagaaAACTGTTCAGTTAGAAACTTATCAGTTAAGTAACAAAATTAGGTTTAGGACACTGGAACATGTTTCTTCTCACTTTTATGAGAGCTTAATGACCTCTCCTAAAACCAACAAGTAAGGCTGTCTAAAAGGAACTTTTCTAAAGcccaaatgaaacagaaaactcaagAAAATACTTGAATGTATAATAATTACCATTTTCACTGCAGATTCTACACACTGTACAGAAGTTTTCTAATATGTACAGTAACACAGCTTTCACATTCACAAAAGAATAAtgactgaaaacattttagcaCCACCAGCAGCCATTGGCTAGGTACCTACTCACAAAATTAACCCCAATTTCAACATGGGGAAATATAAAGTTTGAGCTCAGGGTTGGTATTAACCAGGAAGAATTCCCCAAAAGCCCAGGTCACAGGATACAAAGACAGACTGCAAGCCTTTCAGGAGTGGGCACACTTACCATGCCACTTGGCATTTactgttaaaaattaaattccagcagaaggaaaaacctGAAGATTAAAGAATATCTTATCTTGATAACAGACACCTTGTTATTTAATTTCCTGTTCTTAAACCAAACATCCTTCATTGTATCAAAAGCATTTAAAGTAAACCTCCTTTCCTTACAGATATCTGTATTTCAGGACTTCAACATTTATGAAAGAGAAGCCATTAGCACTTGCCCAGCATAAATGATGctgcaaagcaaaaaatatttaagaaatataTTGGGAATGAGACAATCatgtttgttaaaaaaaaccctctatcTCCCCACACAAGAAGCCTGCTTATCTGCCAGTCAGGACCAGTTAAGCCTTTCAGGACTTTACTACACACAGCTTTATCAGAATATGTGCAGAGGGCAACATTTTTCACTTAGTAGAGAACATGAAAATttaaactaaatattttaaaatttaaactaaGTAATTTAAACACTGTTTGATCCTTCTTTCCCATTGATTTGAGAACTGGATAGTGTTCTTCTGATGTCTTCTTACAAGGTAATAAATATTTGATTCTTAATACTACCaagcttctggaaaaaatcCCATGTTCCTTGTCATTGACTAGTTAGCCTGTATTTACAGTTGTGAAATGTTGTAGTGTTTACCTGCTGTAAGAGAATTTACCCACCTGACTGACAGAGCTGAGGTCCCACAGCAAATAAGCAGGATTAAGCGTCAATTCTTTCCCATCTATAGTCATGTTCTTCTTTGCTTGCTTGCTCAGTTCTTGGAAACCCTTGGGGTTATTCAGTTGCAAGAGAGCCACACTGGCTTCTGAATAGAGCTGCAACTATACAAGCAGAGAGAACAACTCCAGCAGCACTCTTTTTGTTGTATTATTTTTACTAGAGTTACTTAGAAGAACGACTGGTAAGCACTGTTTTTAAAGAGCTACAAtttctaaaaacacaaaaagaagtaGTAAAATGGGAACTAAAAAACCACTTAAAGATACAAAACTATGCTTAATTTTCACTTTGCAAAGTAAATGTCTCTTTACACAATGATCCAGCAACAGTAAAccttttcatgttttaaatattttgggagCAATTGAATAGTAAGTCCCCATCCATTCTCTGTCACTCCAATAACAAAAGTCATGTTTTATTAACACTTTATTATGTGATGGAAAgaattgtcctttttttcccccatcttaAACAAGGAATGATCTTTCAGAAAATTAGGGCACTGATGTATTGTCACTGTCAGAAGTGTGAAACATTCAGAATGGTTTACAGTTAGTTCAACCTACAGCTCTGAAATCTGAGACACAAAGGGCTCCAGAGCTAATCCGTGTGGGTCTCCAAGCCCTTAGTGCTGGTTGCCAATATGCTGCTAAGGTCATTTCTTAGTTGTGGACTGTTTGATCTGTTGGCTGTTTTTATCTCCTGCCATCAGTAAGTCTGTATATCAGATCTCATAATGCACAGGATCAGGGCTTGCACTACACACCCTAACAGTGAGTATAGGTTACAGATCTCAGGGCATCAAAGCAGCTCCCCAGGAACATGGCATAACCCAATAAATGCTGTGTTTACCATATGAAGTAAGATGAGCAGACCCAGTCAAGCTAAAAGCATGACTGCACTTTGATTCTCCAAGTGCATGCATTCAACAGGCTAATAAAGAATAAACAGTTAatcattaatatttatttgatgCTATGCTTCAGGCAACATAAGACAATGACGTCTACCAAATTTTCAGTGTAAGTGCAATTCATGAGCTATCAAATTTGAATAATCATgttcaaaaaaagcaaaaatatcacAGTTCCCATCGTAACAACTCtaagtggttttattttttcattaagtCTGATCCTTTCTGCTCATTTTAAAACAACACTTGTCCCAGAGTTAGCAGCCCTTCCCTTAGCAAGACCAGCTGTTCCACTTGTGACATTTTAAAGCTGTTGATGCTTTGACTCATATGCTATTTGAGATCTTTCAATCTGACTTATGAGGCCTGTCATTAGAAAAATCTGATAAATCTCAGACCTTCCAGGGAATCATCTGAACTTATGGGTGGAAAGGATGGCTTCAGTAGCTGAATGGCTGAGGTATAGTTACGGACTGCAGGCACCAACCTCCAAAAATATCAGCATTGAAATGCTGCAGATTGtaaagctgccagcactgggcatGTGCTTTATTTAGCAAACAACAGTGTCACACAGTCCCTTAGAATCTCTCTCATAAATCATACAtacaacaaaccaaaaatattaCCATGTTAGAGCTTTCAAAGCATGTGAGAACATTTAGTTTCTCTTTAACTTGCTCCCAAACTCGGCAAAATGAGTACTTGTACTACAAACTCCTACTTAGATTTGTTACAAACACTTACCCCCCCCCCCACTAACATAGCATATATGctgtagtttttaatttttaatattccaAGCACATACAGGAAGCAGTGGAAAAACATGTTCCATTTCTCAGCATCAGAGTTTAGCTAACCCCTGCACTGAACAGATCATTTTTATTACAtcaaagtgggtttttttccagtaataCCTTTTGAAGAAACCAGTCTTTTCCTAAGCAGGCTATCAATGAAGTTAGACTACAGTGAAGTTATCTGGTGAAATAACTAACTAGATTCTAACAAATTTCAAGTTCTGCTCCAAGCATTTTGTTGCTGGTACATGCAAAATGAAATTGTCTCCTGACAGATTTTTTAACATCTCCCAAGTATCAACCTCCTCTCTGTAGGGATGGATGCAATCACCCATTCCCTTAAAATATTACCTTCCAGAGAACATCTTCATCCTGCCATAATAGGTTAGCAGATCCAAAGGTATTGtcaaaacagaacagaagaaCAAGAAGGTAGACGCAGAGAGTCAGTGTGACCAGGTGAGCTTCTGCTAAGGCAGGTGGGCTGAGAACACACCTTGCAGGCACACACCCAGACCACCACTGGGACACATTTTTACCACACACTTGAAAACAAGACAGGAAAACTGCATTATCTCCACCAGGGAGCTTGAAATGCATGTTCTCTAGCAGGGAGCCAGCATCCTTCACTCCTAGCTTACTAGACTAGGAGCCAGATGAGCTCAGACACCCCACGCAGAAGTAAACACCTTCATTTTCACTTTCTCAAGGTAAGAGGCCTAACCAGTCCTTAAATTATTACACCTTATCTTCTTAATGAAAGCTGACTAATAAGGAGATAAGAAGCTCCCCTTTTCCCACTCCAGTGTGGATATTGGGAAAACTCATGTGCCTACATAGCAAGGGAAAGGAAGCATATGCTGAAGAGTTACAAAAAGCTTTACAAATACAAACCACTGTTGTCTTTACAAATGCCTCATGTCTTTTAAAGAAGACATAGTAGGAGGGTCATTTCTGAGTCAAAACTAATGCAATCCCTTAGGGTTTTTTCTACAAAGCTTACTTGCTACATCTGTGTGATCCTAACACCATCTCCTGGAGCCACCTGTTTGCTCCAGACACACTGATGAGCAGCAGCAAgcatcccaaaccccacatcCTCCAGTGAGGACAGAAAACACCCAGCATCACTGTGCCTGCAGTTCCCAGGTGGATTTACTTCCATTACTAAGACAAGGTCATTAAGACATTCCTAAGTTTCTAACATAACTTGTCTATattatgtatgtgtgtgtgcatgtggatTAAAGGAGATGATATTTTGCAAAGAGGGAGATCTAAATGCTCTTAGTTGTCCTTGAAGCAATCAGGCTATTaaatcttgaagaaaaaaaatcaaatttctccAAAAATTTTGTACACTACTCTGTACAATTTCAGTGAAAGACTGCTAGCATGACAGCCTCAAAAAACCCTAAAGCAAACAAATCGAGTTCTTAAACAAATGCAGTTTTTTAAGTTAAAAGCATCTCTTTAGGCTGAATAATAAGTCTCCTTCAGAAATGTAGTtaaggctgggagcaggggggaagtgaaaatgaaatatttggtTGTTCTTCACTTATAGGTCCAAGGTAAGGTCTTAAAAGAAACAGCTCAGCAGCCATCAGCTGCACAACCAGAGTAACACCTCCATCTAGTGGCTGTCTAACACTCAGGAACACATGGACAATAAAAAGCTGTCAAATACCACTTTCAATTTCATCTGTCATAACACACAACCTACAACAACAAATGTGACCAGCAGACACACTGCTATTCAACTTTCATCTTGAAATAAACTTCCCTATCATTACATTACAGTGCAGCTCATAAGTACAAAAAAATCTTAACAGACAGAATTCACCTTGAAAATAGATCCATTATATCATGAATCTTCACACTTTAATCACCTCTAGTTGAGCTCAGCTACTTTGCTCAGATATTTAGATTTTTAGAACTGTCTGGTCTAGATGAACAAGTTTTGGTCTTCCTTGGATTTAGAAGTTATTTCAACCAAACTAAAGCAATTCAACCAAAACAGCATTATCAACATACAAGACAAATGCACCGAT of Molothrus ater isolate BHLD 08-10-18 breed brown headed cowbird chromosome 5, BPBGC_Mater_1.1, whole genome shotgun sequence contains these proteins:
- the GNPTAB gene encoding N-acetylglucosamine-1-phosphotransferase subunits alpha/beta isoform X1 encodes the protein MLLKLLQRQTYTCLSHRYGPCLCLGGLVLMIVSALQFGEVVLEWSRDQYHVMFDSYRDNVAGKSFQNRLCLPMPIDVVYTWVNGTDVELIKELQQVREQMEEEQKIMREILGKNATEPTKKSEKQLECLLTHCIKVPMLVLDPALPANVTLKDLPSLHPALQAANNMFFVAKPKNPSTNVTVIVFDSPKDVEAAHSGMLKDNSKQIVWRGYLTTDKEVPGLVLMQDLAFLSGFPATFKETNQLRTKLPESLASKVKLLQLYSEASVALLQLNNPKGFQELSKQAKKNMTIDGKELTLNPAYLLWDLSSVSQSKQDEDVSASRFEDNEELRYSLRSIERHAPWVRHIFIVTNGQIPSWLNLDNPRITIVTHQEIFQNVSHLPTFSSPAIESHIHRISGLSQKFIYLNDDVMFGKDVWPDDFYSHSKGQKVYLTWPVPNCAEGCPGSWIKDGYCDKACNNSACDWDGGDCTGNSGGNRYVAGGGAVGGIGNGPPWQFGAGISGVSYCNQGCANSWLADKFCDQACNVLSCGFDAGDCGQDHFEEMYKVMLQLNQTYYVIPKGECLPYFSFSEIAKKGIEGSYSDNPIIRHASVANKWKTIHLIMHSGMNTTVIYFNLTFLNKNDEEFKMQIAVEVDTREEPKQNTTSVQKSDSDFKSVTSVPEAEMIFEDIPEEKRFPRVMRRRNDTKGSVPEELIIPSVNVSLLPEDVQLELQKLDLKLLNGDITQKGYNLSKAALLRPFHFLSTAKSIVGLEKKGMYNHSENQNQSSWEKPYKDVNDGKIKRVKAKEEVPSRLMGAKGTVVTMSTNKHIHKVQPKATLPSQSMGKRNETREKVLNALILRETQKSKHTGNFDTGEDTQGMEGIKEHEQVNANMKEGPVGRKLQSYAGSYQGFLPWEKKKYFQDLLDEEESLLKQMSYFTEGKHFGRQLKDTFADSLRYVNKLLNSKFGFTSRKVPAHMPHMIDRTVMQELQDMFPEEFDKTSFHKVRHSEDMQFAFSYFYYLMSAVQPLNISQIFDEVDTDQSGILSDREIRTLATRIHELPLSLQDLTGLEQMLINCSKALPANITQIHVIPPTQEAYYDPNLPPVTKNLVTNCKPVTDRIRKAYKDKNKYRFEIMGEEEIAFKMIRTNVSHVVGQLDDIRKNPRKFVCLNDNIDHNHKDAQTVKAVLRDFYESMFPIPSQFELPREYRNRFLHMHELQEWRAYRDKLKFWTHCVLITLILFTVISFFAEQLIALKRKIFPRRRIQKEVGHEQIKV